One region of Balaenoptera ricei isolate mBalRic1 chromosome 5, mBalRic1.hap2, whole genome shotgun sequence genomic DNA includes:
- the NOCT gene encoding nocturnin isoform X1, producing MGNGTSRLYSALTKTLDGSPAARHPEYLVAPDPEQLEPIDPKELLEECRAVLHTRPPRFQRGFVDLRADGPSSSHAPIRVMQWNILAQALGEGKDNFVQCPLEALKWEERKCLILEEILAYQPDILCLQEVDHYFDTFRPLLGRLGYQGTFFPKPWSPCLDVEHNNGPDGCALFFLQNRFKLVNSANIRLTAMTLKTNQVAIAQTLECKESSRQFCIAVTHLKARTGWERFRSAQGCDLLQNLQNITQGAKIPLIVCGDFNAEPTEEVYRHFASSSLNLNSAYKLLSADGQSEPPYTTWKIRTSGESRHTLDYIWYSKHALSVRSALALLTEEQIGPNRLPSFNYPSDHLSLVCDFSFNEEP from the exons ATGGGCAACGGCACGAGCAGGCTCTACAGCGCTCTCACCAAGACCCTCGACGGCAGCCCCGCCGCCCGGCACCCGGAGTATCTGGTGGCGCCCGACCCGGAACAGCTGGAGCCCATTGACCCTAAAGAGCTCCTTGAGGAGTGCAGGGCCGTCCTACACACCCGGCCTCCCCGCTTCCAGAGGGGTTTCGTGGATCTGAGGGCCGACGGCCCCAGTAGTAGCCACGCGCCTATCCGGGTCATGCAGTGGAACATCCTCGCCCAAG ctcttgGAGAAGGCAAAGACAACTTTGTACAGTGCCCTCTTGAAGCACTCAAGTGGGAAGAGAGGAAATGTCTCATCCTGGAAGAAATCCTAGCCTACCAGCCCGACATACTATGCCTGCAAGAGGTGGACCACTACTTTGACACCTTCCGCCCCCTCCTCGGTAGACTGGGCTATCAGGGCACGTTTTTCCCCAAGCCCTGGTCACCTTGTCTGGACGTGGAACACAACAACGGACCAGATGGCTGTGCCTTGTTTTTTCTCCAAAACCGATTCAAGCTCGTCAACAGTGCCAACATCAGGCTGACGGCCATGACGTTGAAAACCAACCAGGTGGCCATTGCCCAGACCCTAGAGTGCAAGGAGTCCAGCCGGCAGTTCTGCATCGCCGTCACCCACCTGAAGGCTCGCACGGGCTGGGAGCGATTTCGATCAGCTCAAGGCTGTGACCTTCTCCAGAACCTGCAGAACATCACCCAGGGAGCCAAGATTCCCCTTATCGTTTGTGGGGACTTCAACGCAGAGCCGACAGAGGAGGTCTACAGACACTTCGCGTCCTCCAGCCTCAACCTGAACAGCGCCTACAAGCTGCTGAGCGCGGACGGGCAGTCGGAACCTCCGTACACGACCTGGAAGATCCGGACCTCGGGCGAGAGCCGGCACACTCTGGATTATATCTGGTATTCCAAGCATGCGCTCAGCGTGAGGTCAGCCCTGGCTCTGCTCACCGAGGAACAGATTGGACCCAACCGACTACCGTCCTTCAATTACCCTTCAGACCACCTGTCCCTAGTGTGTGACTTTAGCTTTAACGAGGaaccttga